One window from the genome of Halococcus agarilyticus encodes:
- a CDS encoding DUF7519 family protein — MNGSDGRHTHRPGRVFATAALLFGAITAAVVGPTSPVALGAVLLGVLGLAIGLTRFDRRVAAVGAVALFGGVLAAGAAGSGVERLLPATGTALLAWEFGADVFDARSELHGGTSDRVETLRVAVGAAVGAVVVSVVYACYRFLALDASPLGVVLLFVAVVMLTLALRE, encoded by the coding sequence GTGAACGGGTCCGACGGCCGTCACACACATCGGCCCGGAAGGGTGTTCGCCACGGCGGCACTGCTGTTCGGGGCGATTACAGCGGCCGTCGTGGGCCCGACGTCGCCGGTGGCGCTGGGTGCGGTCCTCCTCGGCGTGCTCGGTCTGGCGATCGGACTCACCCGATTCGACCGTCGCGTCGCCGCAGTGGGTGCGGTCGCCCTCTTCGGCGGGGTGCTGGCTGCCGGCGCCGCCGGTAGTGGGGTCGAACGCCTCCTCCCGGCGACAGGTACTGCGCTGCTCGCGTGGGAGTTCGGTGCCGATGTCTTCGACGCGCGCAGCGAACTTCACGGCGGCACGAGCGACAGAGTCGAGACACTCCGAGTGGCGGTCGGGGCCGCTGTCGGAGCAGTCGTGGTGAGTGTCGTGTATGCCTGCTATCGCTTCCTCGCGCTCGACGCCTCGCCGCTCGGCGTCGTACTCCTGTTCGTCGCCGTCGTGATGCTCACACTGGCTCTCCGCGAGTGA
- a CDS encoding Gfo/Idh/MocA family protein, whose protein sequence is MESVNVGLLGCGTISDEYLTSGDTFDAFDVSACADIDIDRARTKADEYDVTAHDVQGLLADPDVELVVNLTPPRIHAETCQRILDAGKHVYVEKPMATMAEEVEDVLRTAEAEGLLVGSAPDTFLGAGLQTCRSLIDDGRIGEPIGATAVWTSPGHESWHPDPDFFYQHGGGPLLDIGPYYVTALVFLLGPVSRISGSVARGFEERTITSDPRRGERIDVEVPTHEAGVVDFENGAVANLLTSFDVQGSTLPAPAFEIYGTEGTLSLPDPNHFDGPVSVRKRGSDEFETVPLTHGYTGGRGAGVADLAFALRTDWDQRTSGELARHVFDVLSGIRESSDRSQHVTLEPDCERPAPLPRTFPEGVVN, encoded by the coding sequence ATGGAGAGCGTCAACGTCGGTCTTCTCGGTTGTGGCACGATCAGCGACGAGTACCTCACCTCCGGTGACACGTTCGACGCGTTCGACGTGAGCGCCTGTGCGGACATCGATATCGACCGTGCAAGGACGAAAGCCGACGAGTACGACGTCACCGCACACGACGTACAGGGCCTACTCGCCGATCCGGACGTCGAACTCGTCGTCAACTTGACTCCACCCAGGATCCACGCGGAAACGTGCCAGCGGATACTCGACGCGGGCAAGCACGTCTACGTCGAGAAACCGATGGCTACGATGGCCGAGGAGGTGGAAGACGTACTCCGGACTGCCGAGGCCGAAGGGCTGCTGGTCGGATCGGCACCGGATACGTTCCTCGGAGCGGGGTTGCAAACCTGCCGGTCGCTCATCGACGATGGCCGTATCGGTGAGCCCATCGGAGCGACGGCTGTCTGGACATCGCCCGGCCACGAGAGCTGGCATCCAGATCCCGACTTCTTCTACCAGCACGGTGGCGGCCCTCTCCTCGATATCGGCCCGTACTACGTGACGGCCCTCGTTTTCCTCCTCGGCCCGGTGAGCCGGATCTCCGGATCCGTTGCTCGCGGCTTCGAGGAGCGTACGATCACGAGCGACCCTCGACGTGGCGAGCGTATCGATGTCGAGGTCCCGACTCACGAAGCCGGCGTCGTCGACTTCGAAAACGGTGCCGTCGCTAACCTCTTGACCAGCTTCGACGTGCAGGGTTCGACACTCCCAGCACCGGCGTTCGAGATCTACGGGACCGAGGGGACGCTGAGTCTTCCAGACCCGAACCACTTCGATGGACCGGTCAGTGTCCGGAAGCGGGGCAGTGACGAGTTCGAAACGGTCCCGCTCACTCACGGCTACACCGGGGGGCGAGGTGCCGGCGTGGCCGACTTGGCGTTCGCGCTTCGAACCGACTGGGACCAACGAACGAGCGGTGAACTCGCCCGCCACGTCTTCGATGTACTCTCAGGTATCCGGGAGTCCTCCGATCGGAGCCAACACGTCACCCTCGAACCAGACTGCGAGCGGCCGGCACCCCTTCCACGGACGTTTCCGGAAGGGGTAGTGAACTGA
- a CDS encoding ABC transporter ATP-binding protein, which translates to MTDSRGELRDVRDAVDGHPMRRLFEYVTPYWKRLSAGIVASFVMRIARLVPALAVAAAIDRAIRGSGEAGILARIGLVTAESVPAGDPQVALLYRLALIAAVAWVVQAITQFASRYLFQSAAQLIQHDLRDDTYAHMQSLSMDFFDDHESGALMAVLNSDVNRLENFFNNEIRQIIRAIVMFGVVGAVMLYEAPKLALIALAPMPILGLFTGRFMLWIEPRYKRIRELVSGLNTRLANNLGGVDVIKSFDRYGIERERVAGFSEAYRDRKIEVIRIRKAFFSSQRLLIGLSFVAVLVLGGRAIVDTPAFGVAEGITVGSFTLFFLFLRRLDGPLQRIGKTANKWQKAKASAERIFGILGHEPTISSPTDPVVPERLDGTVAFEDVTFSYETGDSILRGVNLDIEAGETVGLAGTSGSGKSTLLKLLTRFYDVDSGAVRIDGVDVREYDAQALRNRIGVVEQDPYMFSGTVRENIAYGDREAFRSIVAARTDADSTAPDAVGGGTGADSGVGSIDTSEAIDFGSDLERRVREVARAAGADGFIRDLPNGYDTLVGERGVKLSGGQRQRLSIARAILNDPDVIVLDEATSDVDTETEQLIQENLDRLCADRTAFVIAHRLSTIRDADRIVVMDEGRVIETGTHDDLVQAGGAYADLWATQVDTRPERVSADD; encoded by the coding sequence ATGACCGATTCACGCGGAGAGCTACGGGACGTTCGCGACGCGGTCGACGGCCACCCGATGCGTCGGCTGTTCGAATACGTCACGCCGTACTGGAAGCGGTTGAGTGCCGGCATCGTCGCCTCGTTCGTGATGCGGATAGCACGGCTCGTGCCGGCGCTGGCGGTCGCGGCCGCGATCGATCGCGCCATCAGAGGGTCGGGCGAGGCGGGCATTCTCGCACGGATCGGGCTGGTGACCGCCGAATCGGTACCGGCGGGCGATCCGCAGGTCGCACTGCTCTATCGGCTCGCGCTCATCGCCGCGGTCGCGTGGGTGGTCCAAGCGATCACCCAGTTCGCCTCGCGGTATCTGTTCCAGTCGGCGGCACAGCTGATCCAGCACGACCTCCGCGACGACACGTACGCCCACATGCAGTCGCTCTCGATGGACTTCTTCGACGACCACGAGTCCGGGGCGCTGATGGCGGTGCTCAACAGCGACGTCAACAGGCTGGAGAACTTCTTCAACAACGAGATCCGTCAGATCATCCGGGCGATCGTGATGTTCGGGGTCGTGGGCGCGGTCATGCTCTACGAGGCCCCGAAACTCGCCCTGATCGCGCTCGCACCGATGCCGATCCTCGGTCTCTTCACCGGCCGGTTCATGCTCTGGATCGAGCCACGATACAAACGCATTCGAGAGCTCGTCTCGGGGCTGAACACGCGGCTCGCGAACAATCTTGGGGGGGTGGACGTCATCAAGTCCTTCGATCGGTACGGGATCGAGCGCGAGCGCGTCGCCGGCTTCTCCGAAGCGTATCGCGACCGGAAGATCGAGGTCATCCGGATCCGGAAGGCGTTCTTCTCCTCACAGCGCCTCCTGATCGGGCTGTCGTTCGTCGCGGTACTGGTCCTCGGTGGCCGGGCCATCGTCGACACCCCCGCGTTCGGCGTCGCAGAGGGCATCACCGTCGGTTCGTTCACGTTGTTTTTCCTCTTTCTCCGGCGACTCGACGGCCCGCTCCAGCGGATCGGCAAGACCGCGAACAAGTGGCAGAAGGCCAAAGCAAGCGCCGAGCGCATCTTCGGCATTCTGGGTCACGAGCCCACGATCTCCTCACCGACGGACCCGGTCGTCCCGGAGCGTCTCGACGGTACAGTGGCGTTCGAGGACGTCACGTTCAGCTACGAGACGGGCGACTCGATCCTCCGGGGCGTGAACCTCGACATCGAAGCGGGCGAGACGGTCGGCCTCGCCGGCACCAGTGGTTCGGGAAAGTCGACCCTACTCAAACTCCTCACGCGGTTCTACGACGTCGATAGTGGAGCGGTGCGGATCGACGGCGTCGACGTCCGCGAGTACGACGCTCAGGCGCTCAGGAACCGAATCGGCGTCGTCGAACAGGACCCCTACATGTTCTCCGGAACCGTGCGGGAGAACATCGCGTACGGCGACCGCGAGGCGTTCCGATCGATCGTCGCGGCAAGGACGGACGCCGATTCTACAGCCCCCGATGCCGTGGGCGGCGGCACGGGTGCCGACAGCGGGGTCGGGTCCATCGATACGAGCGAAGCGATCGACTTCGGTTCGGATCTCGAACGGCGGGTCCGCGAGGTCGCGCGGGCCGCGGGGGCCGACGGGTTCATCCGCGACTTACCGAATGGATACGACACGCTGGTCGGCGAGCGCGGCGTCAAGCTCTCGGGCGGCCAACGCCAACGGCTTTCGATCGCGCGTGCGATCCTCAACGATCCCGACGTCATCGTCCTCGACGAGGCGACGAGCGACGTCGACACCGAGACCGAACAGCTGATTCAGGAGAACTTGGACCGGCTGTGCGCCGACCGGACCGCCTTCGTGATCGCCCACCGACTCTCGACCATCCGCGACGCCGACCGGATCGTGGTGATGGACGAGGGGCGCGTGATCGAGACCGGAACGCACGACGACCTCGTCCAGGCGGGCGGAGCGTACGCCGACCTGTGGGCCACTCAGGTCGATACCCGACCCGAACGGGTTTCCGCCGACGACTGA
- a CDS encoding MarR family transcriptional regulator, with protein MCCQQPTPTAELGACIDDLGPSAKLVFRVLDYEGPLTQRELAELTLLSQRTVRKALRRLLSREVIDERLYVPDGRQRLYEIHGRRRDREE; from the coding sequence GTGTGCTGCCAACAACCGACACCGACTGCCGAACTCGGCGCGTGCATCGACGACCTCGGACCGAGCGCGAAACTGGTTTTCCGCGTGCTCGACTACGAAGGGCCGCTTACCCAGCGCGAACTCGCGGAGCTGACCCTGCTGTCACAGCGCACGGTCAGAAAGGCTCTCCGGCGGCTACTCTCTCGGGAGGTGATCGACGAACGCCTCTACGTTCCCGACGGCCGACAGCGACTGTACGAGATCCACGGCCGACGGAGAGATCGGGAAGAATAG
- a CDS encoding phytanoyl-CoA dioxygenase family protein: MGEESISRGKRRYRHSESHPPPQKAIYMFSFDLSAMVENSRGAVEFTEGERREFKHNGFLVIPDAIDDEALGQIRDVVWDSIPEDPESRDDLLEAEYRNLGGKDPSVTDREPFYPIWEQMFSYADELVGGDSLIAPEPSDLDGWLSLNLNFPDEGRPEDANSPSTSDISGHVDGFGDGFSEPPGFTIAGTVYVDRVPPRGGGLTVWPGSHWSAAEHFESNDVEGFVDAQSNQNEPPYDVGDPFEVAGGAGSLVLWHGRLQHTTGVNLGSNVRVGLFKRFHHEDYDDHWEQDLEQPFAHWPAIQDIDTKGTHLQ, translated from the coding sequence GTGGGTGAGGAATCGATAAGCAGAGGCAAAAGGCGATACCGTCACTCCGAGTCCCATCCCCCACCACAGAAAGCTATTTACATGTTCTCGTTTGACCTCTCGGCGATGGTTGAAAACAGTCGAGGGGCCGTCGAGTTTACCGAGGGTGAACGGCGCGAGTTCAAGCACAACGGGTTCCTCGTGATCCCGGACGCGATAGACGACGAGGCTCTCGGACAGATACGCGACGTCGTCTGGGATTCGATACCGGAAGACCCGGAGAGCAGAGACGACCTACTGGAGGCCGAGTACCGGAACCTAGGGGGAAAGGACCCAAGCGTTACCGATCGGGAACCGTTCTATCCGATCTGGGAACAGATGTTCTCCTATGCGGATGAACTCGTCGGCGGTGACAGTCTGATCGCTCCCGAGCCGTCCGATCTGGACGGATGGCTATCGCTGAATCTCAATTTCCCCGACGAGGGACGTCCGGAGGACGCCAATTCGCCTTCGACATCCGATATCAGCGGTCACGTGGATGGGTTCGGGGACGGGTTCAGTGAACCCCCAGGTTTCACGATTGCGGGGACGGTGTACGTGGACCGCGTCCCGCCTCGCGGCGGCGGGTTGACGGTTTGGCCAGGCTCACACTGGTCTGCTGCCGAACACTTCGAATCGAACGATGTCGAGGGGTTCGTCGACGCTCAGTCGAACCAGAACGAACCGCCATACGACGTCGGTGATCCGTTCGAGGTTGCTGGAGGTGCGGGTTCACTCGTCCTCTGGCATGGACGGCTCCAGCACACCACCGGCGTGAACCTGGGATCGAACGTCCGAGTTGGACTGTTCAAACGGTTCCACCACGAGGACTACGACGACCACTGGGAGCAGGATCTTGAACAACCGTTCGCTCACTGGCCGGCGATTCAGGACATCGACACGAAAGGGACACACCTGCAATAG
- a CDS encoding sulfatase family protein — protein MPDDRPNVVLINTDQQRFDTINALGADHMETPHLDRLVEEGVSFTNCHVTAPSCAPSRASLFTGYYPHTTGVYTNGDEWRHSWIEDLSESGYYCLNVGKMHAAPYDAPMGFDERHIVENKDRYLAPVPGDEPPLPGEKFYWDELDRAMATRGAVRPGREFYRQLDDYEERLGAFEWEAPDDLHPDMFVGDRTTWWLDTMPKLERPLFLEVGFPGPHPPFDPIERWAEEYLDRDLPDPVLSAADLEGQPTPMIRLREHNERIDHDSVVHRVEASPDQRHRQRAYYYANVSMIDEKVGEIIDALERNGYDDTVVVFTSDHGEALGDHGHSQKWTMYDIITRVPTIVWSPDRFDGGRRVDELCQLFDLGPTVLEYAGVDVPDSMEARSLRPALEEDPEDEWIGRECVFAEHARDGILQATEFMTMVRTEDWKLVHFLDHDEGMLFDLSEDPDETDNLWNDPAAQEKRQELENTLLRWRIESGHRTADWAADFR, from the coding sequence ATGCCCGATGACCGCCCGAACGTCGTTCTCATAAACACGGATCAACAGCGGTTCGATACCATCAACGCGCTTGGCGCGGACCACATGGAGACACCACATCTCGACAGACTGGTCGAGGAAGGGGTGTCGTTCACGAACTGCCACGTCACCGCGCCGTCGTGTGCGCCGTCGCGGGCGAGCCTCTTCACGGGCTATTACCCGCACACGACCGGCGTTTACACGAACGGCGACGAGTGGCGCCACTCGTGGATCGAGGACCTCTCCGAAAGCGGGTACTACTGTCTCAACGTCGGCAAGATGCACGCGGCGCCTTACGACGCGCCGATGGGATTCGACGAGCGTCACATCGTCGAGAACAAGGATCGATACCTCGCACCGGTTCCCGGGGACGAACCGCCGCTGCCCGGGGAGAAGTTCTACTGGGACGAACTCGACAGAGCGATGGCCACCCGTGGAGCCGTCAGGCCGGGTCGGGAGTTCTATCGCCAGCTCGATGACTATGAGGAGCGTCTCGGAGCCTTCGAGTGGGAGGCACCGGACGATCTCCATCCCGACATGTTCGTCGGCGACCGCACGACGTGGTGGCTCGATACGATGCCCAAGCTCGAACGACCCCTGTTTCTCGAAGTAGGGTTCCCCGGCCCGCACCCGCCCTTCGACCCCATCGAGCGGTGGGCCGAGGAGTACCTCGATCGGGACCTCCCGGATCCGGTACTCTCCGCGGCGGACCTCGAAGGCCAGCCGACCCCGATGATCCGCCTCCGCGAACACAACGAACGGATCGATCACGACTCTGTCGTCCATCGGGTTGAGGCATCGCCCGATCAGCGCCACCGTCAGCGTGCCTATTACTACGCGAACGTATCGATGATCGACGAGAAAGTCGGGGAGATCATCGACGCCTTGGAACGGAACGGGTACGACGACACCGTCGTTGTGTTCACCTCCGATCACGGCGAGGCGCTCGGCGACCATGGTCACAGTCAGAAGTGGACGATGTACGACATCATCACCCGCGTGCCGACTATCGTATGGTCACCGGACCGGTTCGACGGCGGTCGCCGCGTGGATGAGTTGTGTCAGCTGTTCGATCTCGGACCGACAGTCCTCGAATACGCGGGCGTCGACGTTCCGGACTCGATGGAGGCGCGCTCGCTACGACCGGCGCTCGAAGAGGACCCGGAAGACGAGTGGATCGGACGTGAGTGCGTCTTCGCCGAACACGCCCGGGACGGTATCCTTCAAGCGACCGAGTTCATGACGATGGTCCGCACCGAGGACTGGAAGCTCGTCCATTTCCTCGACCACGACGAGGGAATGTTATTTGACTTGTCCGAAGATCCTGATGAAACGGACAATCTCTGGAACGATCCAGCGGCCCAGGAGAAACGGCAGGAGCTCGAAAACACCCTGCTCAGGTGGCGCATCGAGAGCGGCCACCGGACTGCCGACTGGGCAGCGGATTTTCGCTGA
- a CDS encoding sulfatase-like hydrolase/transferase — MSSLRNGTPPNILWLSMEDTTADRLGCYGDDLSRTPNIDERLAGEGRRYRNAFCPSPVCSPSRSATITGMYPTAVGCHQHRPDRERPGLPPSHRVVTPHYVRSFTELLRAAGYYCAKRGKNDFQFGHPFTVWNDYGRDETDVVWRDRDGDQPFFASYQNGISHESGMYPPDTESDRSLETDPGTVTVPPYLPDTDPTRRALARHYDNLAASDDWIGGLLDELAADSLVENTVVVLWSDHGEGLPRCKSWLYDRGLNVPLIVRWPGEIEAGTETTELVSLVDLARTMLELANAEVPTFLQGQQFLGEDRDDPREYVFASRDRQDESYAMQRAVRDQRYKYIRNYYPARPNPWFQYRNNHPAMREIKRLEREGELNGPMAWFAEPRPAEELYDLDVDPHETENLVADPAYRETLDRLRGALDDWRERTGDMGETAEDRLVEEWWPDGNQPETARPTFVPNVSGRPGRDDAPDGGEFEGPMTVRIDCGTQGASVAYTTQRGEDPDWKLYTEPIRIERGELTLRTKAVRYGYSESDERIATFSVSD; from the coding sequence ATGTCCTCACTGCGAAACGGAACGCCACCGAACATCCTCTGGCTCAGTATGGAGGACACGACAGCGGACCGACTGGGCTGTTACGGCGACGACCTCTCGCGAACGCCGAACATCGACGAACGGCTGGCGGGCGAGGGGCGACGCTATCGAAACGCGTTCTGTCCGTCACCCGTCTGCTCACCGAGCCGGTCAGCGACGATTACTGGCATGTATCCCACCGCTGTCGGATGCCACCAGCATCGGCCCGATCGCGAGCGGCCCGGTCTACCGCCGAGCCACCGAGTCGTGACGCCCCACTACGTTCGGTCGTTCACCGAACTGCTCCGCGCGGCGGGGTACTACTGTGCGAAGCGTGGCAAGAACGACTTCCAGTTCGGACACCCGTTCACCGTCTGGAACGACTACGGCCGCGACGAGACGGATGTCGTCTGGCGCGACCGCGATGGGGACCAGCCGTTCTTCGCCTCCTACCAGAACGGCATCTCCCACGAAAGCGGGATGTACCCGCCGGACACCGAGTCTGACCGATCCCTCGAGACAGATCCCGGCACCGTCACGGTCCCTCCCTACCTTCCCGACACGGATCCCACGCGACGAGCGCTCGCCCGTCACTACGACAACCTCGCCGCGTCCGACGATTGGATCGGTGGCCTGCTGGACGAACTCGCGGCCGACAGTCTCGTTGAGAATACGGTCGTCGTCCTCTGGTCCGATCACGGAGAAGGGCTGCCCCGGTGTAAGTCCTGGCTGTACGACCGTGGACTCAACGTCCCGCTGATCGTCCGGTGGCCCGGCGAGATCGAGGCTGGCACCGAGACAACGGAACTCGTCTCGCTGGTCGACCTCGCGCGGACGATGCTCGAGTTGGCGAACGCCGAGGTGCCAACGTTCCTCCAGGGCCAGCAGTTCCTCGGTGAGGACCGCGACGACCCTCGAGAGTACGTCTTTGCCTCGCGCGACAGACAGGACGAAAGCTACGCGATGCAGCGGGCAGTGCGCGACCAGCGATACAAGTACATCCGCAACTACTACCCGGCCAGGCCCAACCCCTGGTTCCAGTATCGCAACAACCACCCCGCCATGCGGGAGATAAAACGCCTGGAGCGGGAGGGCGAACTGAACGGCCCAATGGCATGGTTCGCCGAACCCAGGCCGGCGGAGGAGCTCTACGATCTCGACGTCGACCCTCACGAGACCGAAAACCTCGTCGCAGATCCTGCCTATCGAGAGACGCTCGATCGGTTGCGTGGAGCGCTCGATGACTGGCGAGAACGCACCGGCGATATGGGCGAGACCGCCGAGGATCGACTCGTCGAGGAGTGGTGGCCCGATGGGAACCAACCCGAGACGGCACGACCGACGTTCGTCCCGAACGTCTCCGGCCGGCCGGGCCGGGACGACGCACCGGACGGCGGCGAGTTCGAGGGTCCGATGACAGTCCGGATCGACTGTGGCACCCAGGGTGCCTCGGTGGCATACACGACCCAGCGCGGTGAGGATCCAGACTGGAAACTGTACACCGAGCCGATTCGCATCGAGCGTGGTGAACTCACGCTCCGCACAAAGGCAGTACGGTACGGTTATTCGGAGAGTGATGAGCGGATCGCGACCTTTTCGGTCTCCGACTGA
- a CDS encoding alpha/beta fold hydrolase, with protein MDLPAGWTTDAVRSNGIDLRYYRTGDGPPLVMAHGFYGNGRCWLPLAEDLAAEYDVVTYDARGHGRSAAPETGYDIRNRVADLVGLVGALDLVDPILLGHSMGAATVAWTAAEHPGLPRGLVLEDPAGMHDTETETNPDERAAIVHDQLRDIENRSIEELIETEYDEFDPDWARRLAAAATECSPNIAEIGREGYPEPLREVFDDITCPTLVLRSDAGTERRVSDLAAADSLADGRLVHVPDAGHYVFHDEHDAARAELRAFLRRL; from the coding sequence ATGGATCTCCCTGCGGGATGGACGACGGACGCCGTTCGTTCGAACGGAATCGACCTGCGGTACTACCGCACCGGCGACGGCCCACCGCTGGTCATGGCCCACGGCTTCTACGGCAACGGGCGGTGCTGGCTGCCGCTCGCAGAGGATCTCGCCGCCGAGTACGACGTGGTGACCTACGACGCCCGCGGTCACGGCCGGTCCGCAGCCCCCGAGACCGGCTACGATATCCGAAATCGCGTCGCCGATCTCGTCGGTCTCGTCGGGGCGCTCGACCTCGTCGATCCGATTTTGCTGGGACACTCGATGGGTGCGGCAACCGTCGCGTGGACCGCCGCGGAGCATCCAGGCCTCCCGCGTGGCCTGGTGCTCGAAGACCCCGCCGGGATGCACGACACCGAAACGGAGACGAACCCGGACGAACGGGCGGCGATCGTTCACGACCAACTTCGCGACATCGAGAACCGCTCGATCGAGGAGTTGATCGAAACCGAGTACGACGAGTTCGATCCCGACTGGGCGCGACGGCTCGCCGCCGCGGCCACCGAGTGCAGTCCGAACATCGCCGAGATCGGACGCGAGGGCTACCCGGAGCCGCTGCGGGAGGTGTTCGACGACATCACGTGCCCGACGCTCGTGCTGCGGTCCGACGCCGGCACCGAGCGCCGAGTCAGTGACCTCGCGGCCGCCGACTCGCTCGCGGACGGCCGGCTCGTTCACGTTCCGGACGCCGGCCACTACGTGTTCCACGACGAGCACGACGCCGCCCGGGCGGAGCTCCGGGCGTTTCTCCGGCGGCTCTGA
- a CDS encoding thiamine ABC transporter substrate-binding protein, producing MDRRRFLQRAGAGVAGLTVLAGCTGGNDDGASNASGSQTTDESAGSNGATDTTGTDGTTGTSGMNATHETTGTSGMNATHETTGTSEANGTNGTGTTTGSASSSDTLTVATYSSFTGEDTAGNWLKSAFEDEYSGTTVEFVTPENGVNQYIQRAKQGAPIDADVYVGLNTSDLVRVSRELDESLFPTIADSLDRADTVKDELNVDPDGRAIPYDTGYISLVYNEDEVEEPQTFESLLESRYEGDLITQNAQQSDPGRAFLLWSIITQGEDGYLDYWEKLLDNGVKVLSDWEPAYQAYMDGEAPMVVSYSTDQVFYHGPDVNMAKHQIGFLNDQGYANPETMALFADSENSALGRQFMNFVLTERAQSKIAVKNVQFPAVEGVTPGESFAKYAKEPPEPVTFSYDELAGSVGTWVEEWARLVAGA from the coding sequence ATGGACCGACGAAGATTCCTCCAACGAGCGGGTGCTGGCGTGGCCGGACTGACGGTGCTCGCCGGCTGTACCGGTGGTAACGACGACGGCGCGAGCAATGCTTCCGGCTCGCAGACCACGGACGAGAGTGCGGGATCGAATGGAGCGACCGACACGACCGGGACGGACGGGACGACCGGCACGAGCGGGATGAATGCGACGCACGAGACGACTGGCACGAGCGGGATGAATGCGACGCACGAGACGACTGGCACGAGCGAGGCCAACGGCACGAACGGAACCGGGACGACGACCGGCAGCGCCTCGTCGAGCGACACGCTGACCGTCGCGACGTACTCCTCCTTTACTGGTGAGGACACCGCGGGCAACTGGCTCAAGTCCGCCTTCGAGGACGAGTATTCCGGCACGACCGTGGAGTTCGTCACCCCCGAAAACGGTGTCAATCAGTACATCCAGCGGGCGAAGCAGGGTGCGCCGATCGACGCCGACGTGTACGTCGGGCTGAACACGAGCGATCTCGTTCGCGTCAGTCGCGAACTCGACGAATCGCTGTTCCCGACGATCGCGGACAGCCTCGACCGCGCCGACACGGTGAAGGACGAACTGAACGTCGACCCCGACGGGCGCGCGATCCCGTACGATACGGGCTACATCAGCCTCGTCTACAACGAGGACGAGGTCGAGGAGCCCCAGACCTTCGAGTCGCTCCTCGAATCGCGCTACGAGGGCGATCTCATCACCCAGAACGCCCAGCAGTCCGATCCCGGGCGGGCCTTTCTGCTCTGGTCGATCATCACTCAGGGCGAGGACGGCTACCTCGACTACTGGGAGAAACTCCTCGACAACGGCGTCAAGGTGCTCTCTGACTGGGAGCCGGCCTACCAGGCGTATATGGACGGCGAGGCCCCGATGGTGGTCTCGTACTCCACGGATCAGGTGTTCTATCACGGGCCGGACGTGAACATGGCGAAACACCAGATCGGGTTCCTCAACGACCAGGGGTACGCGAACCCCGAGACGATGGCGCTGTTCGCCGACAGCGAGAATTCGGCCCTCGGCCGGCAGTTCATGAACTTCGTGCTGACCGAACGTGCCCAGTCGAAGATCGCGGTCAAGAACGTCCAGTTCCCGGCCGTCGAGGGCGTCACGCCCGGTGAGTCGTTCGCGAAGTACGCGAAGGAGCCACCCGAACCGGTGACCTTCTCGTACGACGAACTCGCGGGCTCGGTCGGGACGTGGGTCGAGGAGTGGGCGAGGCTGGTCGCGGGCGCGTGA